The proteins below come from a single Roseiflexus sp. RS-1 genomic window:
- a CDS encoding IS110-like element ISRfsp2 family transposase, with amino-acid sequence MASRESLFIGIDVSKQTLDVAFGADPHAPRETIPSTDEGVQLLVTRLQRLQPTLIVLEATGGLERMVFAQLLQAGVPTARVQPRRVRALAHAEGRQAKTDRLDARLLARFAERVRPPHHQATDEQRASLRDLLVRREQVIQMRTAEINRLTAAAPNLRPGIQKHIDWLDQEIRALEQERDNEAERTDEVRRKRELRESVPGIGAITALNLLLRLPELGTINRKEAAAVVGVAPYANQSGAQHKPRHISGGRRDVRSVLYMATLAATRRRLVRRAFYQRLCQAGKPRKVAIVAAMRKLLTILGAILRQQKPWDPAVHTSAP; translated from the coding sequence ATGGCTTCCCGTGAGTCGCTCTTTATCGGCATTGATGTCTCCAAACAGACGCTGGATGTGGCGTTTGGCGCCGACCCGCACGCGCCACGCGAGACGATACCGTCTACCGACGAAGGTGTCCAGCTCCTGGTCACGCGACTCCAGCGCCTGCAGCCGACCCTGATTGTGCTGGAGGCGACCGGCGGGCTGGAGCGCATGGTGTTCGCCCAACTGCTCCAGGCTGGCGTGCCGACGGCGCGGGTGCAGCCACGCCGCGTGCGCGCCCTGGCGCACGCGGAAGGACGCCAGGCGAAGACCGACCGCCTGGATGCCCGGTTGCTCGCCCGCTTTGCCGAACGGGTGCGCCCGCCGCACCACCAGGCGACGGACGAGCAGCGCGCATCCTTGCGCGACCTGCTGGTCCGGCGGGAGCAGGTGATTCAGATGCGGACGGCTGAGATCAATCGGTTGACGGCTGCCGCGCCGAACCTCCGCCCGGGCATCCAGAAGCATATTGATTGGCTGGATCAGGAGATCCGTGCGCTTGAGCAGGAACGCGACAACGAGGCGGAGCGCACCGACGAGGTGCGCCGGAAACGGGAGCTGCGCGAAAGCGTGCCCGGCATCGGCGCGATCACCGCACTGAACCTGCTGCTCCGCCTGCCCGAACTGGGGACCATCAATCGCAAGGAAGCGGCGGCCGTTGTGGGCGTTGCGCCGTATGCCAATCAGAGCGGCGCACAGCACAAACCCCGGCATATCTCCGGCGGCAGGAGGGATGTGCGCAGCGTGTTGTACATGGCGACCCTGGCGGCCACGCGGCGCCGTCTGGTCAGGCGCGCCTTCTATCAGCGCCTGTGTCAAGCTGGCAAGCCGCGCAAGGTCGCCATCGTCGCTGCGATGCGCAAGCTGCTGACTATTCTCGGCGCAATATTGCGTCAGCAAAAGCCCTGGGATCCGGCTGTGCAT
- a CDS encoding CHAT domain-containing protein has translation MDAAVRDARAPILLSRLLPPTLDALRRALSPRAFDQQAHPHVLHVAGHAWAQGLLLEDEHGRTHRVTAADILAALSPPRSLDLVVLNACETAADDAHAAARALYDAGIARAVVGHPVRVADDDAIKFAGALYADLCDGVALREAVARAQRHLVGHDAVLLGDGDLRFADLDCGAPLILPGAPTADLPGVSATPFFGRGATLVDLAQRLANPPAVIVITGPAGIGKSRLALEATLRTAWRFPGGVAYARVPDDPRAATAASLLGELAAALRLDAAPTDERDLRRRLLAHTRATPTLLILDNLDALLEQDAECAALADILRDLGALSAALLTARRLAATLEERLRA, from the coding sequence CTGGACGCCGCCGTGCGCGACGCCCGGGCGCCCATCCTGCTGTCCCGCCTGCTGCCGCCGACCCTCGACGCGCTGCGCCGCGCCCTGTCGCCGCGCGCCTTCGATCAGCAGGCGCACCCGCACGTACTCCACGTCGCCGGGCACGCCTGGGCGCAGGGGCTGCTGCTCGAAGACGAGCACGGGCGGACGCACCGGGTGACCGCCGCCGACATCCTGGCCGCCCTGTCCCCGCCACGCTCGCTCGACCTCGTCGTGCTGAATGCGTGTGAGACGGCGGCGGACGACGCGCATGCCGCCGCGCGCGCCCTGTACGACGCCGGCATCGCCCGCGCCGTCGTCGGGCATCCCGTCCGGGTGGCGGACGACGACGCGATTAAGTTTGCCGGCGCGCTCTATGCCGACCTGTGCGACGGCGTTGCGCTGCGCGAGGCGGTCGCGCGAGCGCAACGCCATCTGGTCGGGCACGACGCGGTGCTGCTGGGAGATGGCGATCTCCGCTTTGCCGACCTGGACTGCGGCGCGCCGCTGATCCTCCCCGGCGCACCGACCGCCGACCTGCCCGGCGTGAGTGCGACGCCCTTTTTCGGGCGTGGCGCGACCCTGGTCGACCTGGCGCAGCGCCTCGCCAACCCGCCCGCCGTGATCGTGATCACCGGTCCGGCGGGGATCGGCAAGAGTCGGCTGGCGCTCGAAGCGACGCTGCGCACCGCCTGGCGCTTCCCTGGCGGCGTCGCCTATGCCCGCGTCCCCGACGACCCGCGCGCGGCGACCGCGGCGTCCCTGCTGGGCGAGCTTGCCGCCGCGCTGCGCCTCGATGCCGCGCCGACAGACGAGCGCGACCTGCGCCGCCGACTGCTGGCGCACACACGCGCCACCCCGACGCTGCTCATCCTCGACAACCTGGACGCTTTGCTGGAGCAGGACGCCGAATGCGCGGCGCTCGCCGACATCCTGCGTGACCTCGGCGCGCTCAGTGCGGCGCTGCTGACCGCTCGCCGACTGGCGGCAACGCTGGAGGAGCGCCTCCGCGCCTAG
- a CDS encoding type II toxin-antitoxin system VapC family toxin, whose product MGTLILPPSGQVYVDSNAVIYAIERIEPYRTLLEPLWQAAHDGGIAIITSELTWLETLTKPIRDQNPQLEALFRDFLSAQEVTLIPATLPIWEQAAHLRGLGLKTPDALHAATALAQQCALFITNDPIFHRVPNLPVVVLADMLHTPA is encoded by the coding sequence ATGGGAACGCTAATTCTCCCTCCATCCGGCCAGGTGTATGTTGATTCAAATGCCGTGATCTACGCGATTGAGCGAATCGAGCCGTATCGAACGCTGTTGGAACCGCTCTGGCAGGCGGCACATGATGGCGGTATAGCGATCATTACGAGCGAATTGACCTGGCTCGAAACGCTTACGAAGCCGATCCGCGATCAGAACCCGCAGTTAGAAGCCCTGTTTCGAGATTTTTTGAGCGCCCAGGAGGTGACTCTTATTCCAGCCACGCTGCCAATATGGGAACAAGCGGCTCACCTGCGTGGATTGGGCTTGAAGACGCCCGACGCCCTGCATGCTGCAACCGCGCTCGCGCAGCAGTGTGCGCTGTTTATCACGAACGACCCGATCTTCCACCGCGTTCCCAACCTCCCAGTTGTGGTGCTTGCAGATATGTTGCACACCCCTGCCTGA